The Desmodus rotundus isolate HL8 chromosome 3, HLdesRot8A.1, whole genome shotgun sequence genome includes a region encoding these proteins:
- the SBF1 gene encoding myotubularin-related protein 5 isoform X2 → MARLADYFVLVAFGPHPRGSGEGQGQILQRFPEKDWEDNPFPQGIELFCQPSGWQLCPERNPPTFFVAVLTDINSERHYCACLTFWEPAEPTQGAVGTEGSALREEEADEGGSGHLSPTASGPPGPLFAPKTLVLVSRLDHADVFRNSLGLIYAIHVEGLNVGLESVVGNLLTCVIPLAGGSQRTISLGAGDRQVIQTPLTESLPVSRCSVALLFRQLGITNVLSLFCAALTEHKVLFLSRSYQRLSDACRGLLALLFPLRYSFTYVPILPAQLLEVLSTPTPFIIGVNAAFQAETQELLDVIVADLDGGTVTVPECVHVPPLPEPLQSQTHSVLSMVLDPELELADLAFPPPTASTSSLKMQDKELRAVFLRLFAQLLQGYRWCLHMVRIHPEPVIRFHKAAFLGQRGLVEDDFLMKVLEGMAFAGFVSERGVPYRPTDLFDELVAHEVTRMRADESHPQRVLRHVKELAEQLYKNENPYPAVAMHKVQRPGEASHLRRAPRPFPRLDEGMVQWIVDQATAKMQGAPPAVKAERRTTVPSGPPMTAILERSSGLYCNSARRLEVVRNCISYVFEGKMLEAKKLLPAVLRALKGRAARRCLVQELHLHVQQNRAVLDHQQFDFVVRMMNCCLQDCTSLDEHGIAAALLPLVTAFCRKLSPGVTQFAYSCVQEHVVWSTPQFWESMFYGDVQAHIRALYLEPAEDWGPSQVGEAPAQDERSALDVASEQRRLWPTLSREKQQELVQKEESTVFSQAIHYANRMSYLLLPLDSSKSRLLRERAGLGDPESASNSLVTSSMAGSVAESYDTESGFEDAETCDVAGAVVRFINRFVDKVCTESGVTSEHLKGLHVMVPDIVQMHIETLEAVHRESKRLPPIQKPKLLRPRLLPGEECVLDGLRVYLLPDGREEGSGGSGGGPALLPAEGAVFLTTYRVIFTGMPTDPLVGEQVVVRSFPVAALTKEKRISVQTPVDQLLQDGLQLRSCTFQLLRMAFDEEVGSDGAELFRKQLHRLRFPPDIRGTFAFTLGSAHTPGRPPRAAKDKAPSLRTLSRNLVKNAKKTIGRQYVTRKKYSPPSWEHRGQPPPEDQEDEISVSEELEPSTLTPTSALKPSDRMTMSSLVERACCRDYQRLGLGTLSSSLSRAKSEPFRISPVNRMYAICRSYPGLLIVPQSVQDNALQRVSRCYRQSRFPVVCWRSGRSKAVLLRSGGLHGKGVVGLFKAQNTPSPGQSQADSSSLEQEKYLQAVVSSMPRYADMSGRNTLSGFSSAHLGSHGKWGSVRAGGRSGGLGGDVGSRLAGRDTLAPPQANGAPPDPGFLRPQRAALYIIGDKAQLKGVRPDPLQQWELVPIEVFEARQVKTSFKKLLKACVPGCPATEPSPASFLRSLEDSEWLTQIHKLLQVSVLVVELLDSGSSVLVSLEDGWDITTQVVSLVQLLSDPFYRTLDGFRLLVEKEWLSFGHRFSHRGAHTLAGQSSGFTPVFLQFLDCVHQVHLQFPMEFEFSPFYLKFLGYHHVSRRFRTFLLDSDYERIELGLLYEEKGERRGPQPCRSVWEYVDRLSKRTPAFYNYMYAPEDAEVLRPYSNVSNLRIWDFYTEEALSEGPPYDWELAQGPPEPLEEERPDGGAPQSRRRVVWPCYDNRPRVQPDAISRLLEELQRLEAELGRPPERWKDTWDRVKAAQRLEGRLDGRGAPSSLLVSSVPHHRRSLGVYLQEGPVGSTLSLSLDSDQSSGSTTSGSRQAARRSTSTLYSQFQTAESENRSYEGTLYKKGAFMKPWKARWFVLDKTKHQLRYYDHRVDTECKGIIDLAEVEAVAPGTPTMGAPKTVDEKAFFDVKTTRRVYNFCAQDVPSAQQWVDQIQSCLSDA, encoded by the exons ATGGCGCGGCTCGCGGACTACTTCGTGCTGGTGGCGTTCGGGCCGCACCCGCGCG GGAGTGGGGAAGGCCAGGGCCAGATCCTGCAGCGCTTTCCGGAGAAGGACTGGGAGGACAACCCCTTCCCCCAGGGCATCGAGCTG TTCTGTCAGCCCAGCGGGTGGCAGCTGTGTCCTGAGAGGAACCCACCGACCTTCTTTGTTGCTGTCCTCACTGACATCAACTCCGAGCGGCACTACTGTGCCTGTCTGACCTTCTGGGAGCCGGCGGAGCCCACGCAG GGGGCCGTGGGCACCGAGGGCTCTGCCCTGCGGGAAGAGGAGGCAGATGAGGGAGGCTCTGGGCACCTCTCGCCTACAGCGTCCGGCCCACCCGGCCCGCTGTTCGCTCCCAAGACTCTGGTGCTGGTGTCTCGGCTGGACCACGCGGACGTGTTCAGG AACAGCCTGGGTCTCATCTACGCCATCCATGTGGAGGGCCTGAATGTGGGCCTGGAGAGCGTGGTCGGGAACCTGCTCACCTGCGTCATCCCCCTGGCGGGGGGCTCACAG agAACCATCTCTCTGGGGGCAGGTGACCGGCAGGTCATCCAGACCCCGCTCACGGAGTCCCTGCCCGTCAGCCGCTGCAGCGTGGCCCTGCTCTTCCGCCAGCTAG gCATCACCAATGTGCTGTCTTTGTTCTGTGCTGCCCTCACCGAGCACAAGGTGCTCTTCCTGTCCCGGAGCTACCAGCGCCTCTCAGACGCCTGCCGGGGACTCCTGGCGCTGCTGTTTCCTCTCCGATACAg CTTCACCTACGTGCCCATCCTGCCGGCCCAGCTGCTGGAGGTCCTCAGCACACCCACGCCATTCATCATTGGTGTCAACGCGGCCTTCCAGGCAGAGACCCAAGAGCTG CTGGATGTGATTGTGGCTGATCTGGACGGAGGGACAGTGACCGTCCCTGAGTGTGTGCACGTCCCCCCGCTGCCGGAGCCGCTACAGAGTCAGACACACAGCGTCCTAAGCATG GTCCTGGACCCAGAGCTGGAGCTGGCGGACCTCGCCTTTCCGCCCCCCACAGCATCCACCTCCTCCCTGAAGATGCAG GACAAGGAGTTGCGGGCCGTCTTTCTGCGGCTCTTCGCTCAGCTCCTGCAGGGCTACCGCTGGTGTCTGCACATGGTCCGCATCCACCCAGAGCCAGTCATCCGCTTTCACAAG GCAGCCTTCCTGGGCCAGCGCGGGCTGGTGGAGGACGACTTCCTGATGAAGGTGCTGGAGGGCATGGCCTTCGCTGGCTTCGTGTCTGAGCGCGGGGTCCCCTACCGCCCTACGGACCTGTTCGATGAG ctggTGGCCCACGAGGTGACACGGATGCGGGCGGATGAGAGCCACCCCCAGCGAGTCCTGCGTCATGTCAAGGAACTGGCGGAGCAGCTCTATAAGAAC GAGAACCCATACCCCGCGGTGGCCATGCACAAAGTACAGAGGCCAGGAGAAGCCAGCCACCTGCGGCGGGCACCCCGGCCATTTCCCCGGCTGGACGAGGGCATGGTGCAATGGATTGTGGACCAGGCCACCGCCAAGATGCAGGGCGCACCCCCTGCTGTGAAGGCCGAGAGGAGGACCACCGTGCCCTCGGGACCCCCCATGA CCGCCATCCTGGAACGGAGCAGCGGGCTGTACTGCAACAGCGCCCGCCGGCTGGAGGTGGTTCGGAACTGCATCTCCTACGTGTTCGAGGGGAAGATGCTGGAGGCCAAGAAG CTGCTCCCAGCTGTGCTGAGGGCCCTGAAGGGGCGTGCCGCCCGCCGCTGCCTGGTCCAGGAGCTACACCTGCATGTGCAGCAGAACCGGGCCGTCCTGGACCACCAGCAGTTCGACTTTGTCGTCCGCATGATGAACTGCTGCCTGCAG GACTGCACCTCCCTGGATGAGCACGGCATCGCGGCTGCGCTGCTACCCTTGGTCACAGCCTTCTGCCGG AAGCTGAGCCCGGGGGTGACGCAGTTCGCATACAGCTGTGTGCAGGAGCATGTGGTGTGGAGCACGCCCCAGTTCTGGGAGTCCATGTTCTACGGGGACGTGCAGGCCCACATCCGGGCCCTCTACCTGGAGCCGGCCGAGGACTGGGGCCCCTCCCAG GTCGGGGAGGCGCCAGCTCAGGACGAGCGCTCTGCCCTGGATGTGGCGTCTGAGCAGCGGCGTCTGTGGCCGACGCTGAGCCGGGAGAAGCAGCAGGAGCTGGTGCAGAAGGAGGAGAGCACGGTGTTCAGCCAGGCCATCCACTATGCCAACCGCATGAGCTACCTGCTGCTACCCCTGGACTCCAGCAAGAGCCGCCTGCTGCGCGAGCGCGCGGGGCTGGGCGACCCCGAGAGCGCCAGCAACAGCCTGGTCACCAGCAG CATGGCAGGCAGCGTGGCGGAGAGCTACGACACAGAAAGCGGCTTCGAGGATGCGGAGACCTGTGACGTGGCCGGGGCTGTGGTCCGCTTCATCAACCGCTTCGTGGACAAGGTCTGCACAGAGAGTGGGGTCACCAGCGAGCACCTCAAGGGGCTGCATGTCATGGTGCCAG ACATCGTCCAGATGCACATCGAGACCCTGGAGGCCGTGCACCGGGAGAGCAAGAGGCTGCCCCCCATCCAGAAG CCGAAACTTCTGCGGCCACGCCTGCTGCCCGGTGAGGAGTGTGTGCTGGACGGCCTGCGTGTCTACCTGCTCCCCGATGGGCGTGAGGAGGGCTCAGGGGGCAGCGGGGGTGGCCCTGCGCTGCTGCCGGCAGAGGGTGCCGTCTTCCTCACCACCTACCGGGTCATCTTCACGGGGATGCCCACCGACCCCCTGG TGGGGGAGCAGGTGGTGGTCCGCTCCTTCCCGGTGGCGGCACTGACCAAGGAGAAGCGCATCAGCGTGCAGACCCCCGTGGACCAGCTCCTGCAGGATGGGTTGCAGCTGCGCTCCTGCACATTCCAG CTGCTGCGAATGGCCTTTGACGAGGAGGTGGGGTCCGACGGCGCTGAGCTCTTCCGCAAGCAGCTGCACCGGCTGAGGTTCCCGCCGGACATCAGGGGCACCTTTGCCTTCACCCTGGGCTCTGCGCACACGCCCGGCCGGCCGCCCCGGGCTGCCAAGGACAAGGCCCCCTCCCTCAG GACCCTCTCCCGGAACCTCGTGAAGAACGCCAAGAAGACCATTGGGCGGCAGTACGTCACTCGGAAGAAGTACAGCCCCCCCAGCTGGGAGCACCGGGGCCAGCCACCCCCTGAGGACCAGGAGGACGAGATCTCAG TGTCGGAGGAGCTGGAGCCCAGCACGCTGACCCCGACCTCAGCCCTGAAGCCCTCTGACCGCATGACCATGAGCAGCCTGGTGGAGCGGGCGTGCTGCAGGGACTACCAGCGCCTCGGCCTGGGCACGCTGAGCAGCAGCCTGAGCCGCGCCAAGTCGGAGCCCTTCCGCATCTCTCCTGTCAACCGGATGTACGCCATCTGCCGTAG ctACCCGGGACTGCTGATCGTGCCGCAGAGCGTCCAGGACAACGCCCTACAGCGTGTCTCCCGCTGCTACCGCCAGAGCCGCTTCCCCGTGGTCTGCTGGCGCAGCGGGCGCTCCAAGGCCGTGCTGCTGCGCTCGGGGGGCCTGCACGGCAAGGGCGTCGTCGGCCTCTTCAAGGCCCAGAACACGCCTTCTCCAG GCCAGTCCCAGGCTGACTCCAGCAGCCTGGAGCAGGAAAAGTACCTGCAGGCCGTGGTCAGCTCCATGCCCCGCTACGCCGACATGTCCGGACGCAACACCCTCAGCGGCTTCTCCTCGGCCCACCTGGGCAGCCATG GTAAATGGGGCAGTGTCCGGGCCGGCGGGCGCAGCGGTGGGCTCGGCGGTGACGTGGGCTCTCGGCTAGCAGGCAGGGACACGCTGGCACCCCCCCAGGCCAACGGGGCTCCCCCCGACCCGGGCTTTCTGCGGCCCCAGCGTGCAGCCCTCTACATCATTGGGGACAAGGCCCAGCTCAAG GGTGTGCGGCCGGACCCCCTGCAGCAGTGGGAGCTGGTGCCCATCGAGGTGTTTGAAGCACGGCAGGTGAAGACCAGCTTCAAGAAGCTGCTAAAGGCGTGTGTCCCAGGCTGTCCCGCcactgagcccagcccagcctccttccTGCGCTCGCTGGAGGACTCAGAGTGGCTGACCCAG ATACATAAGCTGCTGCAGGTGTCAGTGCTGGTGGTGGAGCTCCTGGACTCGGGCTCCTCCGTCCTGGTGAGCCTAGAGGACGGCTGGGACATCACCACCCAG GTGGTGTCCCTGGTGCAGCTGCTCTCGGACCCCTTCTACCGCACGCTGGACGGCTTCCGCCTGCTGGTCGAGAAGGAGTGGCTGTCCTTCGGCCACCGCTTCAGCCACCGTGGGGCCCACACGTTGGCCGGGCAGAGCAGCGGCTTCACGCCCGTGTTCCTGCAGTTCCTGGACTGCGTGCACCAG GTCCATCTACAGTTCCCCATGGAGTTTGAGTTCAGCCCTTTCTACCTCAAGTTTCTCGGCTACCACCACGTGTCCCGCCGCTTCCGGACTTTCCTGCTGGACTCGGATTACGAGCGCATTGAGCTGG GACTGCTGTACGAGGAGAAGGGGGAGCGCAGGGGCCCGCAGCCCTGCAGGTCAGTGTGGGAGTACGTGGACAGGCTGAGCAAGCGGACGCCGGCGTTCTACAACTACATGTACGCGCCTGAGGACGCGGAG GTCCTGCGGCCCTACAGCAACGTGTCCAACCTGAGGATATGGGACTTCTACACTGAGGAAGCGTTGTCGGAGGGCCCCCCCTACGACTGGGAACTGGCTCAGGGGCCGCCAGAGCCCCTGGAGGAGGAGCGGCCAGACGGGGGCGCCCCCCAGAGCAGGCGCCGCGTGGTGTGGCCCTGCTACGACAACCGCCCCCGGGTCCAGCCCGACGCCATCTCACGTCTGCTGGAG GAGCTGCAGCggctggaggcagagctgggccggCCCCCTGAGCGCTGGAAGGACACCTGGGATCGGGTGAAGGCCGCGCAGCGCCTCGAAGGCCGGCTAGATGGACGT GGcgcccccagctccctgctggtGTCCAGTGTGCCGCACCACCGCCGCTCGCTGGGTGTGTACCTGCAGGAGGGACCTGTGGGCTCCACCCTGAGCCTCAGCCTGGACAGCGACCAGAGCAGTGGCTCGACCACATCTGGCTCCCGCCAGGCCGCCCGCCGCAGCACCAGCACGCTGTACAGCCAGTTCCAGACCGCTGAGAGTGAAAACAG ATCCTACGAGGGTACCCTCTACAAGAAAGGGGCCTTCATGAAACCCTGGAAGGCTCGCTGGTTCGTGCTGGACAAGACCAAGCACCAG CTGCGCTACTACGACCACCGCGTGGACACGGAGTGCAAGGGCATCATCGACCTGGCAGAGGTGGAGGCTGTGGCGCCTGGCACACCCACCATGGGTGCCCCCAAGACCGTGGATGAGAAGGCCTTCTTTGAT GTGAAGACGACACGTCGTGTTTACAACTTCTGTGCCCAGGACGTGCCGTCGGCCCAGCAGTGGGTGGACCAGATCCAGAGCTGCCTGTCAGATGCCTGA